A genomic segment from Lignipirellula cremea encodes:
- a CDS encoding PSD1 and planctomycete cytochrome C domain-containing protein — MIRFLATLTRVASPRSVRLSETQPWPGLQLLGVAFCLFLFAPSLSAAEPEIYTTQVKPLLKQRCYACHGALKQEAGLRLDTAALVRQGGDSGEVIDLENPAASLLLERVAAKEIDERMPPQFEGEQLSAPQIQALRDWITAGAVGPADEQPETDPGDHWAFRPLVRPPVPTDAGEGLNPIDAFVARGHRQQKLTPQGEAPRVLLLRRLHLDLVGLPPTAAEIRVFEADASPGWYERQVDQLLDDPRHGERWARHWMDIWRYSDWWGLGAQLRNSQKHIWHWRDWLVESLNADTSYDEMVRLMLAADELQPQNPQQLRATGYLARNYFLFNRHQWMEETVEHVSKGFLGLTVNCAKCHDHKYDPISQQDFYRMRAFFEPYQVRVDLLPGEPDPTQAGVPRVFDAALDTPTYLFIRGQESNPDKAHPLSPGVPSQFALETLQITPVDLPAEAWQPARRPGMLESYLAAAQEKVEAAEAAVEQVRQKLHAAKDSQADSPAVISDAAASGTELEQAQLALAVAQAERDSIARRSAAMRADWAMTDAGDGAANAAALKQQRQEATAAAVLAERVVTLAKARQKLAEVEARRATALAELASLEEPPAPEDPAAAHVKLRQEAAVAQAAVDTAVASLQKPVEPSAMYVPLPGAVWSATRFLFSGKDDPAPPFPAQSTGRRRALAAWITDRRNPLTARVAVNHLWARHMGKPLVATVFDFGRNGAQPTHPELLDWLAVELIESGWSMKHMHRLIVGSAAYRRSSSSIDAAASQERDPDNRYWWRREPIRVESQVVRDTVLQLTGKLDLTQGGPPIPPEEQAASLRRSLYFFHSKNSRNSLLTTFDEADVTDCYRRDQSIVPQQALALTNSQLVLDAIGPIAAQLSLSGEADVPLDDDAFVERAFRVLLGVTPNDDERAASRQALDAWGKLPAPARPAREYLVWTLLNHNDFVTVR, encoded by the coding sequence ATGATTCGGTTTCTGGCAACCTTAACTCGGGTCGCTTCGCCTCGATCGGTGCGTTTGTCGGAAACGCAGCCCTGGCCGGGCCTGCAGCTTCTGGGCGTCGCTTTCTGCCTTTTCCTGTTCGCCCCTTCCCTGTCGGCGGCTGAGCCCGAAATCTATACCACGCAGGTCAAGCCGCTGCTGAAGCAGCGCTGCTATGCGTGCCATGGGGCCCTCAAACAGGAAGCCGGCTTGCGGCTGGATACGGCGGCCTTGGTCCGCCAGGGCGGCGACTCGGGCGAGGTGATCGATCTTGAAAACCCCGCCGCCAGTCTGCTACTGGAACGGGTGGCGGCCAAAGAGATCGACGAACGGATGCCGCCGCAGTTTGAAGGCGAGCAGCTTTCCGCCCCGCAGATTCAGGCATTACGCGACTGGATTACCGCCGGCGCCGTCGGCCCGGCCGACGAACAGCCTGAAACCGACCCGGGCGATCACTGGGCCTTTCGTCCGCTGGTCCGTCCGCCTGTACCGACCGACGCCGGCGAGGGACTCAACCCGATCGACGCCTTCGTCGCCCGCGGGCATCGTCAGCAGAAATTGACGCCCCAGGGCGAGGCGCCGCGGGTGCTGTTGCTGCGACGGTTGCACCTGGATCTGGTCGGCTTGCCGCCAACGGCCGCGGAGATCCGTGTTTTTGAAGCCGACGCGTCGCCCGGCTGGTACGAGCGGCAGGTCGATCAGTTGCTGGATGATCCCCGGCATGGCGAACGCTGGGCTCGTCACTGGATGGACATCTGGCGATACAGCGACTGGTGGGGGCTCGGCGCTCAGCTCCGCAACAGCCAGAAGCATATCTGGCATTGGCGGGACTGGCTGGTCGAGTCGCTCAACGCCGATACCTCCTACGACGAAATGGTCCGGCTGATGCTGGCCGCCGATGAACTGCAGCCGCAGAACCCACAGCAGCTGAGGGCGACCGGTTACCTGGCGCGGAACTACTTTCTGTTCAACCGCCATCAGTGGATGGAGGAAACGGTCGAGCACGTCAGCAAGGGCTTTCTCGGTCTGACGGTCAACTGCGCCAAATGCCACGACCACAAATACGATCCGATCTCGCAGCAGGACTTCTACCGGATGCGGGCCTTCTTTGAGCCCTACCAGGTGCGCGTCGATCTGCTGCCGGGCGAACCCGATCCCACCCAGGCCGGCGTGCCGCGGGTGTTCGACGCCGCCCTCGATACGCCGACTTACCTGTTCATCCGCGGGCAGGAGAGCAACCCCGACAAGGCCCATCCGCTCTCGCCGGGCGTACCGTCTCAGTTTGCGCTGGAGACGCTGCAGATCACGCCGGTTGATCTGCCGGCGGAAGCCTGGCAGCCTGCCCGCCGGCCGGGCATGCTGGAGAGCTACCTGGCGGCCGCGCAGGAAAAAGTCGAGGCGGCGGAGGCAGCCGTTGAGCAGGTTCGCCAGAAGTTACATGCCGCCAAAGACTCCCAGGCCGACAGCCCGGCCGTCATCTCCGACGCGGCCGCGTCCGGGACAGAGTTGGAACAGGCGCAGCTCGCCCTTGCGGTCGCCCAGGCGGAGCGGGACAGCATCGCACGCCGATCCGCCGCCATGCGGGCCGACTGGGCGATGACCGACGCCGGCGATGGCGCAGCCAATGCCGCGGCGCTCAAGCAGCAGCGCCAGGAGGCGACGGCCGCGGCCGTCCTGGCGGAGCGGGTCGTCACGCTGGCCAAAGCCCGGCAGAAGCTGGCCGAAGTAGAAGCCCGGCGGGCCACCGCGCTGGCGGAGCTGGCCTCGCTTGAGGAACCGCCCGCTCCTGAGGATCCGGCGGCGGCGCATGTCAAACTGCGGCAGGAAGCGGCCGTCGCCCAGGCTGCGGTCGACACGGCGGTTGCCTCGCTGCAGAAACCGGTCGAGCCGAGCGCGATGTACGTCCCGCTGCCGGGAGCAGTCTGGTCGGCGACGCGGTTTCTGTTCTCCGGGAAAGACGACCCTGCCCCGCCCTTCCCTGCCCAGAGCACGGGCCGGCGCCGGGCGCTGGCGGCCTGGATCACCGACCGCCGGAATCCTTTAACGGCCCGGGTGGCCGTGAATCATTTGTGGGCCCGGCATATGGGGAAGCCGCTGGTCGCCACGGTGTTTGACTTTGGCCGGAACGGCGCGCAGCCGACACACCCGGAGCTGCTGGACTGGCTGGCGGTGGAACTGATCGAAAGCGGCTGGAGCATGAAGCACATGCATCGGTTAATTGTCGGTTCGGCCGCCTATCGCCGCAGCTCTTCCAGTATCGACGCTGCGGCCAGCCAGGAGCGGGATCCCGACAACCGGTACTGGTGGCGACGAGAGCCGATCCGCGTGGAATCGCAGGTGGTGCGCGATACCGTACTGCAGCTCACCGGCAAGCTCGATCTGACCCAGGGAGGCCCGCCCATCCCGCCGGAAGAACAGGCCGCTTCGCTCCGCCGCAGCCTTTACTTTTTCCATTCGAAGAACAGCCGCAATTCGCTGCTGACCACCTTCGATGAGGCGGACGTCACCGATTGTTACCGGCGCGATCAAAGCATTGTGCCACAGCAGGCGCTGGCGCTAACCAACAGCCAGCTGGTGCTTGATGCGATCGGGCCGATCGCCGCGCAGTTGTCCTTGTCGGGCGAAGCAGATGTCCCGCTGGACGACGACGCTTTTGTGGAGCGTGCGTTCCGCGTGCTGCTGGGCGTTACGCCGAATGATGACGAACGGGCCGCCAGTCGCCAGGCGCTGGATGCCTGGGGGAAACTGCCGGCCCCTGCCCGCCCGGCCCGGGAATACCTGGTCTGGACGCTACTCAATCACAACGACTTTGTAACCGTGCGCTGA
- a CDS encoding Gfo/Idh/MocA family protein, with protein MSEQKPSSTDPSRRRFLQTTTAAAIVGGVSALATPRTVHAAGSDTLKVALIGCGGRGSGAAVNAMKADKNVKLTVMADAFSDRIESAKKNLSRSIADQMDVPAERCFAGFDAYKQVMETDVDVVLLTTPPHFRPVQLEAAIAAGKHVFCEKPVAVDGPGVRSVLETSRKAKDKGLSLVSGLCWRYDLGVQETMARIKDGAIGDITAIQENYLTGALWHRGDKPEWSQMEYQVRNWLYYTWLSGDHIVEQHIHSLDKALWLNDDVLPTRCVGLGGRQVRTDKMWGNVFDHFAVCYEWDSGVKTFSYTRQMPGCMNNVEDYVLGTKGSAKVLAHQISGKDEWKYSGPKPSMYDVEHVELFKSIRNGQPINNGEYMSYSTLMAIMGREACYTGQSISSEEMLNSTTQLGPQTYEWGDVASPEVAVPGVTKLAQG; from the coding sequence ATGTCTGAACAGAAACCGTCCAGCACCGACCCCAGCCGCCGTCGTTTTCTGCAGACGACCACCGCCGCGGCGATTGTCGGCGGCGTGAGCGCCCTGGCGACTCCGCGTACGGTGCATGCAGCCGGCAGCGACACGCTGAAGGTCGCGCTCATCGGTTGCGGCGGACGTGGTTCCGGCGCGGCGGTCAACGCCATGAAGGCGGACAAGAACGTCAAACTGACGGTGATGGCGGACGCGTTTTCGGACCGGATTGAATCGGCCAAGAAGAATCTGTCGCGCAGCATTGCCGACCAGATGGACGTGCCGGCCGAACGCTGCTTCGCCGGCTTTGACGCTTACAAGCAGGTGATGGAGACCGATGTCGATGTGGTGCTGCTGACCACGCCGCCGCACTTTCGCCCGGTCCAGCTGGAAGCGGCCATCGCCGCGGGCAAGCATGTCTTTTGCGAGAAACCGGTCGCCGTCGACGGTCCCGGCGTGCGGAGCGTGCTGGAGACTTCCCGCAAGGCGAAGGATAAAGGGCTCAGCCTGGTTTCCGGTCTTTGCTGGCGGTACGACCTGGGCGTGCAGGAAACGATGGCCCGGATTAAAGACGGCGCCATCGGCGATATCACCGCCATCCAGGAGAACTATCTGACCGGCGCCCTGTGGCATCGGGGCGACAAGCCCGAGTGGAGTCAGATGGAGTACCAGGTCCGCAACTGGCTGTACTACACGTGGCTGTCCGGCGATCATATCGTCGAGCAGCATATCCATAGCCTCGACAAGGCGCTCTGGCTGAACGACGACGTCCTGCCCACCCGCTGCGTCGGCCTGGGCGGCCGCCAGGTTCGCACCGACAAAATGTGGGGCAACGTGTTTGACCACTTCGCCGTTTGTTACGAGTGGGACTCGGGCGTCAAAACGTTCTCCTACACCCGGCAGATGCCTGGGTGCATGAACAACGTGGAAGACTACGTGCTGGGAACCAAAGGCAGCGCCAAAGTGCTGGCCCACCAGATTAGCGGCAAGGACGAATGGAAGTACAGCGGGCCGAAGCCCAGCATGTACGATGTGGAGCATGTCGAGCTGTTCAAGAGCATCCGCAACGGCCAGCCGATCAACAACGGCGAGTACATGTCGTATAGCACGTTGATGGCCATCATGGGCCGCGAAGCCTGTTACACGGGCCAGTCGATCAGCTCGGAAGAGATGCTCAACTCGACCACGCAGCTGGGTCCGCAGACGTACGAATGGGGCGATGTGGCTTCGCCCGAAGTCGCCGTGCCGGGCGTCACCAAACTGGCCCAGGGCTAG
- a CDS encoding TylF/MycF/NovP-related O-methyltransferase, with product MWKALKSRGLWGRKRKSEVSLKQLVGEGVSEPIAQTVLQTLPYTMTSSARIAALCEAIEYVVARNIPGDIVECGVWRGGSMMAVAHTLRRLGSASRNLHLCDTFEGMTPPSQHDVSRDGASAEVQLQQEDRDDPRSVWCVAGLDEVKKNMASTGYPSELLHYAVGPVEQTLPAAAPKKIALLRLDTDWYESTKHEMEHLFPRLAVGGVLIIDDYGHWQGARRAVDEYLEQHRLPLLLHRIDYTGRMAVIPTASSRAA from the coding sequence ATGTGGAAGGCGCTGAAAAGTCGAGGCCTGTGGGGCCGCAAGCGAAAGAGCGAAGTCTCGCTCAAACAGCTGGTAGGCGAAGGGGTCTCCGAGCCGATCGCCCAAACCGTGCTGCAGACGCTTCCTTACACCATGACCTCATCGGCCCGCATTGCCGCCTTGTGTGAAGCGATTGAGTACGTCGTCGCCCGCAATATCCCCGGCGATATTGTCGAATGCGGCGTCTGGCGGGGAGGCAGCATGATGGCGGTCGCCCACACGCTCCGCCGCCTGGGCTCTGCTTCGAGAAATTTGCACCTGTGCGATACGTTCGAAGGGATGACGCCGCCGAGCCAGCACGACGTCTCCCGCGATGGCGCTTCCGCCGAAGTGCAGCTGCAGCAGGAAGACCGCGACGACCCGCGTTCCGTCTGGTGCGTCGCCGGCCTCGACGAAGTCAAGAAAAATATGGCGTCGACCGGCTACCCGTCGGAACTGCTCCATTACGCGGTCGGCCCGGTCGAACAAACCTTGCCCGCCGCCGCGCCGAAAAAAATCGCACTGCTGCGGTTGGATACCGACTGGTACGAGTCGACGAAACACGAAATGGAGCATTTATTCCCGCGTCTGGCGGTCGGCGGCGTGCTGATCATCGACGACTACGGCCACTGGCAGGGAGCCCGCCGGGCCGTGGATGAATACCTGGAGCAGCATCGCCTGCCGCTGCTGCTGCACCGGATTGATTACACCGGACGCATGGCCGTCATTCCGACCGCCTCGTCCCGCGCT